The DNA window ATTACCATACACTTCCACACAATTTTCTTCTAGCTCTATGTGCTTTTTTGGTGCTGGGTGGTTAGTCAATGTTTTATGCcgaaatgaaaaagaattctCCATCggaaaaaaagtgaaaatgacTCGTGTAGCCTATTGCATTATAGAGTTGTACTAAATGTGGTACCATTTTGAAAATCTATAATTGAATTTCAGGTTTCTGTGCGCTACATTGGCAAGCTAAAGAAGAATGGGAAAATATTTGATTCGAATGTGGGAAGGGCACCCTTCAAATTTCGCCTAGGTATTATTATAATTGGACTAGAGATGGTACCCACTTACTTTGATAATGGGAGTAATTGTCTGATTTTTGTTTATATGTGCAGGTATAGGCGAAGTAATAAAGGGATGGGATGTTGGGGTTAATGGTAATTATCCTTTTTGGAAAGATTTTTACTTGTTTACCAATTATTGAGTGCTTATATGTTTTACATATGTTTAATCCTTAGGCATGAGAGTTGGAGACAAAAGAAGACTCACTATTCCACCGTCAATGGGGTAAAGCAATTTATGCCACTTCGTGGatgttcatttttatttagCTGTACAACCTTGAACTAAATTCATGGCATATATTCTGCATGATTTGATACTTCCGATCCCTTCTTTTCCTTATCGTGTGGCAACATTTCAATGTATTCTTATTGCCCATCCATCAGTGACGGTGTTACACAATTAGCTAGTTTTAAATTAGTTGAGATGTCCCTTATTTGCTCAACTCCTTGCTAGCGTACTGAACTATTTACACATTTTGATGCAGTTATGGAGATAGAGGAGCTGGTGGGAAGATACCACCAAACGCATGGCTTATGTTCGATGTTGAGTTGGTTAATGTTCGGTGATCATCAATCTTCCTTTGTTTTGGGTTTAAACTCCTCCACTGCTCTAAATAGGCAATTCACTTGCATGGATGTTGAAATCTTGGCATTTAAGAACAAACTTGTATGCAGTAGTAGTGGTTCACCTCATCATGTGTATGGAAGGGTGTGAGCaaaaattttggcaaaaatatcaattgaactGATGTGATTTTCTTACATACTATACCGGTTTTTGAAGATCAATGTAATTTTGAAGTTGTGCTGGAATTCGTTTACGGTTCAAAAAAATATTGTGCTATTATTAACTTTTTGTTATTAAAAGGTTTCAAAGGTAGAAAAACAAATCTGATATTTTGTGGTAATTTCACGAGATGTTCTGAACGGGTTCTAACCATGAGATGGCATCTTTAAACCTTTTCCATTCAGACTACGGATAGATCTCTTGTGCGAGGTAAAGTTTTGTCCTTAAGTTTTAACATGAATACGGTTCAAGTTCGTGATCTCACTTAAACCATAGACAAATCTGATTTTTAAGATGTCTCTTTTTAAACCTTAATGTTATTGAAAAGTTTcgatgatataaaaaaaaatctgattttTTGATAAGTGTtctactttttaaatatttgtgaATTGTTGCTATTAACAAATTTGCAATATTTGGCTTTTGGAAAACATCTCATCAGCAATGAAGCAATCATAACATGTGGCATTTAATACTAAAACTTATCAAGTAGTAACATCACCACTTGAGATATAGTGAAGCGCTGTGACTCGACCAAAAGTTAAAGTGTTCCTCAGCACAAAATAAAATGCTTATTAAGGTCAAGATTCTTAGATTAGTACGATATTGTCCAGTAACACTGACTGTCTGATTATGCCTTAGTAAGGTGGTACAGGTGCTCGGAATTTGGCTCCGGCATAGACTGCTACAGATCCTAATTCTTCTTCAATTCTGAGAAGCTGCAACAGAGAAATACCGTAAGCCAACTAATTCATCTttgaaaaaaaacaataataataactaGGTGTAAGTCAACATGCTGAAACATGAATATTCAGGCCGGGAACTTGGCTATAAACTTATTTGTACAAACCTGGTTGTACTTAGCAAGACGTTCTGATCTGCAAGGCGCTCCGGTCTTTATCTGCCCCTGTTTCATGAGAATACACAGATTATGATTAGTAAAAAGGCAACGACACCCTTACGTGATCCAAACTAAACCTTCCCAACATATTTACCACCTCTTCATGCATCATATTGCAAAagggataaaaaaaaaacacagcaGCAGGGATTAGGATACTTACAGTGGCCAAGCCAACGGAAAGGTCTGCAATGAATGTATCTTCTGTCTCACCACTATAGCGAACAAACAGAGAATCATGTCATCCATGGTTTTccaaatgttgtaaaattaAGTAAACACTCAACTAGAAAAGACAAGGAAGCACCTTCTGTGGCTTGCCATGACACCCCAGCCAGCACGCTTGGACATTCTTACAGCCTCGATACTTTCAGTAACAGAACCAATTTGATTCACCTGgtaaaagttaaaatacaagGTTTAAAACTAGCTTTGCTGGTTCTAGTTACAATGAAAATACACTTTCTCCTTCATTCGTAACCTGTGTTGCATTGCATGGAAACATCTTAAATCCTATGTTTCTGATACTTTACGTTTTTAGAAAAGgttcttaaatttcaaaaccaatttgcaacttattcttataaaaaaatatcatttcgcCATTTTCATTTCGGATTTTTTGTTTTGACATTTCACTTTGGATAACAACAAACTAGTGTAGACTAAACCTTCAATAGAAGAGCATTGCAGGTCTTCTCTCTAATAGCCTTCTCCACACGCTGCCATAAAATGATAACAAGTTTTTTAAATGTCATCATAACACAATAAGCCAAGACATTTGGATTGAATGAAGAATTGAGATTTGATCATTTACTCACCTTGGGGTTTGTGACTAGGAGATCATCGCCAACAATCTGCACTGGTTCACCCATTTCAGCTGTCATTTTTGAGTAATGCTCCCAGTCATCCTGATCAAATGGATCCTCAATCGACACAATTGGGTAATCAGCCACAAAGGACTTGTAGACATTCTTTAGACTGTCTCCTGAAATCTTTTCTGATCCATCATTGTTCTGTAACAAGAGGGTTCAAGGACTATTAAGACTTCTAACGTTAATCCAGTGGTTAAGCAGAACGAAAGTAGAAATGGAATTCTTAGGGGAATATGATGGACCAATACACATTACCTCTTCCTTGAAATTTAAGTCGTATGTCTTATCTTTGTTATCATAGAATTCTGAGGCAGCCACATCCATCCCAATCACGACCTGACAAAATTCCAAGAAATAAATAAGATAACTGGAAGATATTAATAGGGGCAATATCAGCCATCTATGTTGCACAGAAAAGAAACCTTAAAAACGGAAAACCCTCAAAAGAGAAATGACCAACAACATTTCTTATATGAATATgttataataacaaaaatacacAGTTTCAAAaggatttcaaaataaaaaacaaattttgaaaCATAAGAATTGACAGTATCCGTGCAACATAGCCAACCATCAGTTATGAGGGCTACCTTTCCAGTGTATCCAGCTTTAGCTATGGCCGTCTTCAGCAGCTCAAGACCCTCTTTGTTTTCCTGCAAATCAAATATTTTGTTGCAAAAGATACAGTGTTCCAAAAGAACCATAAACTGTGGCTCATTTATGTCACCAGATATACAATTAAAGATTCATTCTTCGAATTACAACATAAAGCAGGCTTTCAAGCAACCAGaacatttcttttattttaaaactgcCACAAAATAATGATATGAGCAAATAATTTAGAACCTGAATATTAGGGGCAAAACCACCTTCATCTCCTACATTAGTGGCATCCTGTCCATACTTCTTCTTTATCACAGACTGAAAGTACGTGCAAGAAACTATCATAGTTATAAGAAAATCACAGTATGTAATTGCTATTCACAAGATCAATTTAGAAGAGAGAGCGATGAGCACCTTGAGGTGATGATACACTTCCACACCCATTTTCATGGCTTCCTTGAAAGATGAAGCCCCAACAGGAAGAATCATGAATTCCTGTACAAGAGGCGGATGTAAATAACACCCACAGAAACTGaaccaatttaattaaaacatgcTTTATGTTCATCAAAATTACCTGCATCGCCAGTTTATTTCCGGCATGGGATCCACCATTGATGACATTGAATGCGGGTACTGGCAGAACCAAGGTCTTGTTCCCAGCGAGATTAGCAATGTGCTGCAGGATGATACAAGACCACATTAAACCGCCAATAATTAGAATCAAGCAGCTGAAAAACACACTGTACCAGTACAACATATACCTGGTAAAGGGGGATCTTCTTAACAGCAGCACCAGCTTTACAAACAGCAAGAGACACTGCCAATATAGCATTTGCTCCAAGCTGGAATCATTTTTCAAGAAATAACCACAATCAACATGAATGAGAGAAAACAATGCATAGATAGATCCAAATCAAAAAAGTTTCTAAATATTCAAATAGTTGACTCAGGCAATGCTCGCATACTACCTTTTGTTTGCACCAACCCCATTCGTTAACTGTACCATCGATGTTTTGGaccataaaattatcaatttgagATTGTTCTGTTGGGTCCtgcaatttataaaatacagaAAGGTACTA is part of the Mercurialis annua linkage group LG3, ddMerAnnu1.2, whole genome shotgun sequence genome and encodes:
- the LOC126675474 gene encoding enolase, giving the protein MATIKVVKARQIYDSRGNPTVEVDVILSDGTLARAAVPSGASTGIYEALELRDGGSDYLGKGVLKAVGNVNSIIGPALIGKDPTEQSQIDNFMVQNIDGTVNEWGWCKQKLGANAILAVSLAVCKAGAAVKKIPLYQHIANLAGNKTLVLPVPAFNVINGGSHAGNKLAMQEFMILPVGASSFKEAMKMGVEVYHHLKSVIKKKYGQDATNVGDEGGFAPNIQENKEGLELLKTAIAKAGYTGKVVIGMDVAASEFYDNKDKTYDLNFKEENNDGSEKISGDSLKNVYKSFVADYPIVSIEDPFDQDDWEHYSKMTAEMGEPVQIVGDDLLVTNPKRVEKAIREKTCNALLLKVNQIGSVTESIEAVRMSKRAGWGVMASHRSGETEDTFIADLSVGLATGQIKTGAPCRSERLAKYNQLLRIEEELGSVAVYAGAKFRAPVPPY